From Syntrophales bacterium:
GCCAACAGGGGAATGACTTTCCCCATCAACACGGGGGCCACAAGCAGCGCGCTGACCAGAGGCGCGATTAAACCGGTGCCGACGATTTCGCCGGCGGCGCCTGCGTAAATGTTGCGGGTATAACGATAGAAGAGACCCGCCAGAAGGGCGCCGATCATGCCACCGGGAAAGGCCAGCAAGGTTCCCAGCCCCGTCGCGTTGCGCAGCGCGGCGATGATGGTCGCGATCGCCACTGCCCACCAAGGTCCCAGCAACAACGCTGCAACCACATTGACAAAGTGCTGGGTCGGATTGACCTTGGCGATGCCTACAGGAAATGACGTATAGGGCGCCAGTGCTACCCCCAGGGCCACCAACACCACAGCATAGGCCGCTTTACGGGTGTCTGTTCCATTCAAAGAATTGAAATTTTTGACCTCCTCACTCATTCAATCGCCTCCGATTCCTCCGCGAATGGATATTCATGCGGCGTTGCCGTCTATGAAGCGGCTGTACGTTTTAATTGCACACAGCTCGCCGCACATGGTGCAGACATCCCGGTCCTTGTCTTCGGTCATGCAGCGGACCCGTCTTGCCTTCACCGGATCGATGGAAAGCTGGAACATCGTTTCCCAGTCGAAGCCTCTCCTGGCCCGGGACATGCTTTCGTTTCTCTGCCATGCCCCGGCAACCCCCTTCTCCAAATCCCCGATGTGCGCTGCGATGCGCGACGCGATCACCCCTTCGCGCACGTCCTCGACGGTGGGCAGTCCCAGATGCTCGGCCGGGGTGACATAGCAGAGGAAATCGGCGCCGGCGCCGGCTGCGATCGCCCCGCCAATCGCGCCGACGATGTGGTCGTAGCCAGGGGCGATGTCCGTCGGCAGAGGTCCCAGAACGTAATAGGGGGCGTCGTTGCAGAGGCGCTTCTGGAGTTTCATATCCGCAGCGATCCGATTCAGCGGGACATGACCCGGTCCCTCCACCATGACCTGAACCCCAGCTTTCCGAGATCGGTCCACGAGTTCTCCCAGCACGATCAACTCGGCAAGCTGCGCGCGGTCTTCTGCGTCGCAGATGGTTCCCGGCCGCAATCCGTCGCCCAGCGACAGGGTCACATCGTACTGACGGGCGATCGTGAGCAGGCGGTCGAAATGTTCGTAGAGCGGATTTTCCTGCCCGTGCAGGCCCATCCATTCCGCCATCAAACTCCCGCCGCGCGAAACCATCCCCATGATCCGGTCTTCCTTTTTCAGGACGTCCAGGGTACGGGTTGTGATGCCGCAGTGGAGGGTCATAAAATCTACGCCCATTTGCGCCTCGTGTTCGATATCCGCAAAAAGGGCATCCTCGGTGAGATCCCCGCAGGTTAGACCGCCGGCGAACAGGCGGCTGATGGAGCGATAGATGGGCACCGTTCCGATCATTACGGAGGAGTGTTCGATCATCCCGGCAAGGATCGCATCGATATCGCCTCCGGTCGAGAGATCCATCACGGCGTCCGCCCCGGCCTCA
This genomic window contains:
- the thiC gene encoding phosphomethylpyrimidine synthase ThiC codes for the protein MTQLDAAKEGKITEEMEQAAKHDCVAPEELCGRVAAGSVVIPKNRLRAFEARAIGRGLSTKINANIGTSASHANLPEEIEKLRTAIEAGADAVMDLSTGGDIDAILAGMIEHSSVMIGTVPIYRSISRLFAGGLTCGDLTEDALFADIEHEAQMGVDFMTLHCGITTRTLDVLKKEDRIMGMVSRGGSLMAEWMGLHGQENPLYEHFDRLLTIARQYDVTLSLGDGLRPGTICDAEDRAQLAELIVLGELVDRSRKAGVQVMVEGPGHVPLNRIAADMKLQKRLCNDAPYYVLGPLPTDIAPGYDHIVGAIGGAIAAGAGADFLCYVTPAEHLGLPTVEDVREGVIASRIAAHIGDLEKGVAGAWQRNESMSRARRGFDWETMFQLSIDPVKARRVRCMTEDKDRDVCTMCGELCAIKTYSRFIDGNAA
- the thiW gene encoding energy coupling factor transporter S component ThiW; this translates as MSEEVKNFNSLNGTDTRKAAYAVVLVALGVALAPYTSFPVGIAKVNPTQHFVNVVAALLLGPWWAVAIATIIAALRNATGLGTLLAFPGGMIGALLAGLFYRYTRNIYAGAAGEIVGTGLIAPLVSALLVAPVLMGKVIPLLALIPSFLASTLAGAVLGVLAIKLLERADIVHLKI